The following are encoded in a window of Spiroplasma tabanidicola genomic DNA:
- a CDS encoding Fic family protein, which yields MEDIRKELYKIYDVKFKPLEFQKKVDKIVELFINYNRYLDNSPFDTQFLSMQLLKYEARHSNMIEGLDTNDVELLAQDTPTSKKISNYVNALKNANLAIKNNKLFTEELILNIHRDLFQNMMSVHAINAIPGMWRIKQVKIANYYPPKPQDVPIYMNDFVNWLNDNKGFEGCNKVLEALVKGAIAHAYFEKIHPFTDGNGRTGRILFNLIINKYDLSTKPYFYISKGILKDQFTYYQELAKLDNSCDFQKWIDFFLDLLVYQLESNIKTFSEAIKLIVRIRNEIIKEENPRYRELKKTIFEYISKYPIFTFSRVYFKCKPKFDDIDDATFVGIFNILLEQCEVKKVADSKHYEFKKIVDIIVGKKW from the coding sequence ATGGAAGATATTAGAAAAGAACTATATAAAATATATGATGTTAAATTTAAACCTTTAGAATTTCAAAAAAAGGTTGATAAAATAGTTGAGTTATTTATAAATTATAATAGATACTTGGATAATTCACCTTTTGATACTCAGTTTTTATCTATGCAATTATTGAAATATGAAGCTAGGCATTCAAATATGATTGAAGGATTGGATACAAATGATGTTGAACTTCTTGCACAAGATACTCCCACAAGTAAAAAAATATCAAATTATGTAAATGCTTTAAAAAATGCTAACTTAGCAATAAAAAACAATAAACTTTTTACTGAAGAGTTAATCTTAAATATTCATCGTGATTTATTTCAAAATATGATGTCTGTTCATGCAATTAATGCAATTCCAGGAATGTGAAGAATTAAACAAGTAAAAATAGCAAACTATTACCCACCAAAACCACAAGACGTTCCAATTTATATGAATGACTTTGTCAATTGATTAAATGATAATAAAGGTTTTGAAGGATGCAATAAAGTTTTAGAAGCTCTTGTAAAAGGCGCGATTGCTCATGCTTATTTTGAAAAAATTCATCCTTTTACTGATGGTAATGGAAGAACTGGAAGAATCTTATTTAATCTAATAATTAACAAATATGACTTATCAACTAAACCTTATTTTTACATTTCAAAAGGTATTTTAAAAGACCAATTTACATATTATCAAGAGTTAGCAAAACTTGATAATAGTTGTGATTTTCAAAAATGAATAGATTTTTTTTTAGATTTACTTGTTTATCAACTTGAATCTAATATAAAAACTTTTAGCGAAGCGATTAAGCTTATTGTAAGAATTAGAAATGAAATAATCAAAGAAGAAAATCCAAGGTATAGAGAACTTAAAAAAACTATATTTGAATATATCTCTAAATATCCAATTTTTACTTTTTCAAGAGTTTATTTCAAGTGTAAACCAAAGTTTGATGATATCGATGATGCAACTTTTGTTGGTATTTTTAATATTTTATTAGAACAATGTGAAGTAAAAAAAGTTGCAGATAGTAAACACTATGAATTCAAAAAAATTGTTGATATTATTGTTGGAAAAAAATGATAA
- a CDS encoding DUF402 domain-containing protein: MENVKPGDKLLVHAYKHNGNLYRSWDSGIVLESSEKHLILINQEVLITEVTGRKWKTNEPAIWFFFKDYWFNVICMFKDSGINYYCNLASPFIVESETIKYIDYDLDIKVFNDGSYKILDLKEFNRNRISLKYTRNIIETVWESIDKLKKMIKEKKDFFDHDYVTKLWEWYLQSGFAK, from the coding sequence ATGGAAAATGTAAAACCTGGGGATAAACTTCTTGTTCATGCATATAAACATAACGGAAATTTATATAGATCATGAGATAGCGGAATTGTATTAGAATCTAGTGAAAAACACTTAATATTAATAAATCAAGAGGTTTTAATAACAGAAGTAACAGGAAGAAAATGAAAGACTAATGAACCTGCAATTTGATTTTTCTTCAAGGATTATTGATTTAATGTTATATGTATGTTTAAAGATAGTGGGATAAATTATTATTGTAATTTAGCATCACCTTTTATAGTAGAATCAGAAACTATTAAATATATTGATTATGATTTAGATATAAAAGTTTTTAATGATGGAAGCTATAAAATACTTGATTTAAAAGAGTTTAATAGAAATAGAATATCTTTAAAATACACAAGAAATATTATCGAAACTGTATGAGAAAGTATTGATAAATTGAAAAAAATGATTAAAGAAAAAAAAGACTTTTTTGATCATGACTATGTAACAAAATTGTGAGAATGATATTTACAAAGTGGTTTTGCAAAATAA
- a CDS encoding ROK family protein — MKIAIDIGGTSTRIAKVFGSEIKDLKIFETDVKNPWTTYNIIKEYIKKASESDKLEGIGLCIPGPLDLKRGMILNTHNLPGWSNMNVLDMFKKDFDVPIAFNNDANIAALGQALVFNKSSVLFVTISTGVGAGFVIDNKILNGYSTTACEIANAIPDLSQGDEVKSGIEFFGSGSNIPRQLKKRGVEVNSAKEAFDLYNTNSNEIINQYFKELEDKLVQFFSTGIYFLNPEILVVGGSVALNNKEFFQKIFKRIAVVTKDISFVTPCEFAKDITNATLLGCAHQ, encoded by the coding sequence ATGAAAATAGCGATCGATATTGGAGGAACTTCTACAAGAATAGCAAAAGTTTTTGGATCTGAAATTAAGGATTTAAAAATTTTTGAAACAGATGTAAAAAATCCTTGAACAACTTACAACATTATTAAAGAGTATATTAAAAAAGCAAGTGAAAGTGATAAATTAGAAGGAATAGGATTATGCATTCCAGGTCCATTAGATCTAAAAAGAGGAATGATTTTAAATACTCATAATTTACCTGGATGATCAAATATGAATGTTTTAGATATGTTTAAAAAAGATTTTGATGTACCGATTGCTTTTAACAATGATGCAAATATTGCAGCATTAGGCCAAGCATTAGTGTTTAACAAATCATCTGTTTTATTTGTTACAATTTCAACTGGAGTTGGGGCTGGTTTTGTAATTGATAATAAAATTTTAAATGGATATTCTACAACTGCTTGTGAGATTGCAAATGCAATTCCAGATCTTTCACAAGGCGATGAAGTTAAATCTGGAATAGAGTTTTTTGGAAGTGGTTCCAATATACCAAGACAATTAAAGAAACGTGGAGTTGAAGTAAATAGCGCTAAAGAAGCATTTGATCTATACAATACAAATAGCAACGAAATTATAAATCAGTATTTTAAAGAATTAGAAGATAAGCTTGTACAATTTTTTTCAACAGGAATATATTTCTTAAACCCTGAAATCCTTGTTGTTGGAGGTAGTGTAGCATTAAATAATAAAGAGTTTTTTCAAAAGATATTTAAACGTATAGCTGTTGTTACAAAAGATATATCATTTGTAACACCTTGTGAATTTGCAAAAGATATTACTAATGCAACTTTACTAGGATGTGCACATCAATAA
- the lepA gene encoding translation elongation factor 4: MDKSKIRNFSIIAHIDHGKSTLADRILELTGSVDKREMQAQLLDSMDIERERGITIKLNSVQLKYKSKDGNEYIFHLIDTPGHVDFTYEVSRSLAACEGALLVVDASQGIEAQTLANVYLALDNNLEIIPVINKIDLPAADVERVKEEIENVIGIDCSNAPMISAKTGLNVEDVLEAIVKYIPYPLDADDSKPLKALIFDSYYDKYRGVMASIRIVEGSVEVGQQIKMMQSGATYEVTEVGVKTPFEVKKNKLEAGEVGWLSASIKTVRDVQVGDTITTKENGATEPLHGYKKLNPMVYCGIYPVDTAKYKDLKESLEKISLSDASLVYEPESSQSLGFGFRCGFLGLLHMDVIQERLEREYDLTLIATAPSVVYKVNMTNNETIEIDNPAFLPEPQKINTIEEPYVKVSIMTPDQYLGDLMGLCQDKRGNYINIDYIDDTRRNLVYEMPLNEIVFDFFNKLKSISKGYASFDYELIGYKVSKLVKMDILLNGDVVDALSTIVHKDFAYHRGKVLTEKLKEIIPRQNFEVPVQAAIGSKIIARETIKAMRKNVLAKCYGGDISRKKKLLEKQKEGKKRMKAIGSVEVPQEAFIAVLKLDD, from the coding sequence ATGGACAAATCAAAAATAAGAAACTTTAGTATAATTGCCCATATTGACCATGGAAAATCTACTTTAGCAGATCGAATTTTAGAATTGACAGGAAGTGTTGATAAAAGAGAAATGCAAGCGCAATTACTTGATTCAATGGATATAGAAAGAGAACGTGGGATTACAATCAAATTAAACTCAGTTCAATTAAAATATAAATCAAAAGATGGAAATGAATATATTTTTCATTTAATTGATACTCCAGGTCATGTTGACTTTACTTATGAAGTTTCAAGAAGTTTAGCAGCATGTGAAGGAGCTTTACTTGTAGTTGATGCAAGCCAAGGAATAGAAGCGCAAACATTAGCAAATGTTTATTTAGCATTAGATAATAACTTAGAAATAATTCCTGTTATTAACAAAATAGATCTTCCAGCAGCTGATGTTGAAAGAGTAAAAGAAGAAATTGAAAACGTCATAGGAATTGATTGTAGTAATGCACCAATGATTAGTGCTAAAACTGGTTTAAACGTTGAAGATGTTTTAGAAGCAATAGTAAAATATATCCCTTATCCTCTTGATGCAGATGATAGTAAACCGTTAAAAGCTTTAATATTTGATTCTTATTATGATAAATATCGTGGAGTAATGGCTTCAATTAGAATTGTTGAAGGAAGTGTTGAAGTTGGCCAACAAATCAAAATGATGCAATCTGGAGCTACTTATGAAGTAACAGAAGTTGGTGTAAAAACTCCTTTTGAAGTTAAAAAAAATAAACTTGAAGCAGGAGAAGTTGGTTGATTAAGCGCATCAATCAAGACAGTTAGAGATGTACAAGTTGGAGACACAATCACAACTAAAGAAAATGGAGCAACAGAACCATTACATGGTTATAAAAAATTAAACCCAATGGTATATTGTGGTATTTATCCAGTTGATACTGCCAAATATAAAGATTTAAAAGAATCACTTGAAAAAATAAGTTTAAGTGATGCTAGTTTAGTTTATGAACCAGAAAGTTCACAGTCATTAGGGTTTGGTTTTAGATGTGGATTTTTAGGTTTATTGCATATGGATGTAATTCAAGAAAGACTTGAAAGAGAATATGATTTAACTTTAATCGCAACAGCTCCTTCTGTTGTTTATAAAGTGAATATGACAAATAATGAAACTATTGAAATTGATAATCCTGCTTTTTTACCAGAACCTCAAAAAATTAATACAATTGAAGAACCTTATGTAAAAGTTTCGATTATGACTCCAGATCAATATCTTGGAGATTTAATGGGATTATGTCAAGACAAACGTGGAAATTACATTAATATTGATTATATTGATGATACTAGAAGAAATTTAGTTTATGAAATGCCTTTAAATGAAATAGTTTTTGATTTTTTTAATAAATTAAAATCAATATCAAAAGGTTATGCTTCATTTGATTATGAGTTAATCGGATATAAAGTATCAAAATTAGTTAAAATGGATATTTTATTAAATGGAGATGTTGTTGATGCTTTATCAACAATTGTGCATAAAGATTTTGCTTATCATCGGGGAAAAGTATTAACAGAAAAATTAAAAGAAATAATACCAAGACAAAACTTTGAAGTACCAGTTCAAGCTGCAATTGGATCAAAAATTATAGCAAGAGAAACTATAAAAGCTATGAGAAAAAATGTTTTAGCAAAATGTTATGGTGGAGATATTTCTCGTAAGAAAAAGTTATTAGAAAAACAAAAAGAAGGTAAAAAAAGAATGAAAGCAATTGGTTCTGTAGAAGTTCCTCAAGAAGCCTTTATTGCTGTGTTAAAATTAGATGATTAA
- a CDS encoding M48 family metallopeptidase has translation MLKLKKTLSYKTQPIEYDLILRDQKYIRLKIVDTKLSVSAPLSIQDWEIEHFIYKNIAKIQKVIDFKEKNKKVEVANPGFVKIFDKKIETFFRLQPNENQKNTYKLYESLELTIKHMYKKMSIEYYNIFVQRISYWKQVMNLDFKNLSVKEMKGKWGICYPEKSKIVLNIRLIHYPLDALDYVIVHELTHLVHKNHSKNFWYYVQNYLPNYKKASDLLKVVI, from the coding sequence ATGTTGAAACTAAAAAAGACACTAAGCTATAAAACGCAACCGATTGAGTACGATTTAATTTTAAGAGATCAAAAATATATAAGACTTAAAATTGTTGACACAAAACTTTCAGTGTCTGCACCTTTGAGTATTCAAGATTGAGAAATTGAACATTTTATTTATAAGAATATAGCAAAAATTCAAAAAGTAATAGATTTTAAAGAAAAGAATAAAAAAGTTGAAGTTGCAAATCCTGGATTCGTAAAAATTTTTGACAAAAAAATTGAAACATTTTTTAGACTTCAACCAAATGAAAATCAAAAAAATACTTACAAATTATATGAGTCATTAGAATTAACAATAAAACATATGTATAAAAAAATGTCTATTGAATATTACAATATATTTGTACAAAGAATAAGTTATTGAAAACAAGTAATGAATTTAGATTTTAAAAATTTGTCAGTAAAAGAAATGAAAGGAAAATGAGGAATTTGTTATCCTGAAAAATCAAAAATCGTTTTAAATATCAGATTAATTCATTATCCTCTTGATGCATTAGATTATGTTATTGTGCATGAGTTAACCCACTTAGTTCATAAAAATCATTCTAAAAATTTCTGATACTATGTTCAAAATTACTTACCAAATTATAAAAAAGCTAGTGATTTATTAAAAGTAGTAATTTAG